The following proteins are co-located in the Apium graveolens cultivar Ventura chromosome 5, ASM990537v1, whole genome shotgun sequence genome:
- the LOC141659504 gene encoding G-type lectin S-receptor-like serine/threonine-protein kinase SD3-1 gives MLIILLPIKCFPGKNHNFIHFKNLYWVLAVILLLGFVNLGFCDDFSALSVPLGFKISGFDVKNNLVSENGVFVFGFLERYGLDSDGLLVGIRYNIDTSVDTKAANVPVWTVGGGLKVSLNSTFKLDMDGKLILTNDLDGLVVWSSNTSNLGIEKASLLNNGNLVLVDSKDRVVWESFNSPTSMLLPGQALHFSQTLRAPSTKSTASYYSFVIRESGELALLWEHNVTYWRSYLRSSVAVKEARFDGDGVLGVFDDANKMVWSTSSKDFRDPSVKLRHLRIDQDGNLRMYSWDNKTWRVGWQAVENQCTVFGACGLYSVCGFNSSGPVCDCLFSDSNEWAGGAPATDFGNSGCKKMIDLSNCKMRTSMLVMKQTVLYGLYPPHDIDLMLGQEACREYCSNDTTCIAATSKNDGSGLCTVKRTSFISGYQTPSVPSTSYLKACFVPQAVSARGANPHGDAGSISLSPGKLGAERGSSKKFIGTIVIIILGTLLVIVILQMFAFWFLYKRRHAKAGKRIPFGKDDQMNPHYSALIRLSFEEIQELTSNFVNQLGPSVFKGQLSNKSLVIAKVINNPVISEKEFRIAVSSLGRTHHRNLVSLTGFCFETKHKIILFEYIPNGSLDNFLFNVDHDKGNSDWQQRLDIAIGIARGLAYLHSECQQCIIHGNLKLENVLLDEKLAPKLTNFGLFNLMQGPATSESSPEKDIYMLGEVLLQIVLCKRNIAIGQQVLEQLNKEKELYDIEDSGGVERVVRIALWCMQSQPFLRPSIGEVVKVLEGTLSVDSPSSVLIARRESTMGEEAVEKIEIEAA, from the coding sequence ATGTTGATTATTTTGCTACCCATCAAGTGTTTTCCAGGTAAAAATCACAACTTTATACATTTCAAGAATCTTTATTGGGTTTTAGCTGTAATTTTGTTGCTGGGCTTTGTTAATCTTGGGTTTTGTGATGATTTTTCTGCTCTATCAGTTCCATTAGGCTTTAAAATTTCTGGGTTTGATGTTAAAAATAATCTTGTTTCTGAAAATGGTGTTTTTGTATTTGGGTTCTTGGAAAGATATGGTCTTGATAGTGATGGGCTTTTGGTAGGTATTAGATATAATATAGATACAAGTGTAGATACAAAAGCTGCAAATGTTCCTGTTTGGACTGTAGGTGGTGGACTTAAAGTGTCTTTGAACTCTACATTTAAGCTTGATATGGATGGTAAGCTCATTTTAACTAATGATCTTGATGGTTTAGTTGTTTGGAGTAGTAATACATCTAATTTAGGCATTGAAAAAGCTAGTCTTTTGAACAATGGGAACTTGGTTCTTGTTGATAGTAAGGATAGAGTAGTGTGGGAAAGTTTTAATAGCCCAACAAGTATGCTACTTCCTGGCCAGGCTCTTCATTTTTCGCAAACTCTTAGAGCCCCTTCGACGAAATCTACTGCTAGTTACTATAGTTTTGTGATTAGGGAGTCTGGTGAACTGGCTCTTTTGTGGGAGCACAATGTTACTTATTGGAGGAGTTACTTGAGGTCATCTGTTGCGGTTAAGGAAGCGAGATTTGATGGTGATGGTGTTTTGGGAGTGTTTGATGATGCTAACAAGATGGTTTGGTCTACTTCGAGTAAAGATTTTAGAGACCCTTCTGTCAAGTTGAGACATTTGAGGATAGATCAAGATGGGAACTTGAGAATGTATTCGTGGGATAACAAGACTTGGAGAGTGGGATGGCAAGCAGTTGAAAACCAGTGTACTGTTTTTGGTGCTTGTGGTTTATATAGTGTGTGTGGGTTTAATTCATCAGGACCTGTTTGTGATTGCTTGTTTTCGGATTCTAATGAATGGGCAGGTGGTGCTCCGGCAACTGATTTCGGTAATTCTGGGTGCAAAAAGATGATCGACTTGAGTAATTGCAAGATGCGTACAAGCATGTTGGTTATGAAACAGACAGTACTTTATGGTCTATATCCTCCTCATGATATCGATTTGATGTTGGGCCAAGAAGCTTGTAGAGAGTACTGCTCTAATGATACTACATGTATTGCTGCAACTTCGAAGAATGATGGTTCAGGTCTATGCACTGTGAAAAGGACTAGCTTTATAAGTGGGTATCAAACCCCATCCGTGCCTTCTACTTCATACTTAAAGGCTTGCTTTGTCCCTCAGGCAGTTTCAGCTCGAGGTGCTAATCCTCACGGAGATGCAGGATCAATTTCTTTGTCACCTGGTAAACTTGGAGCTGAAAGAGGTAGCAGTAAAAAGTTTATAGGAACTATAGTTATCATAATATTGGGGACGCTGTTGGTCATCGTTATTTTGCAGATGTTTGCATTTTGGTTTCTTTACAAGAGAAGGCACGCAAAGGCTGGAAAGCGGATTCCTTTTGGGAAGGATGACCAGATGAACCCACACTATAGCGCTCTTATCAGATTATCATTTGAGGAGATACAAGAGCTAACTTCAAACTTTGTAAACCAACTTGGTCCTTCAGTATTTAAGGGTCAGCTCTCAAACAAATCACTAGTGATTGCCAAAGTGATAAACAATCCAGTTATATCTGAGAAAGAATTCCGAATAGCAGTTTCAAGCTTGGGAAGGACTCATCACCGTAACCTCGTCTCCTTGACAGGTTTTTGCTTTGAGACAAAGCACAAAATCATACTTTTCGAGTATATTCCAAATGGCTCACTGGACAACTTTTTATTCAACGTTGATCATGACAAAGGTAATTCTGACTGGCAGCAGAGGCTTGATATTGCTATTGGAATAGCTCGTGGCCTTGCTTATCTACATTCTGAGTGTCAACAATGTATAATTCACGGAAATCTGAAGCTGGAAAATGTCTTGCTTGATGAGAAGCTGGCCCCCAAGCTGACAAATTTCGGACTCTTTAACTTAATGCAAGGACCCGCCACTTCAGAATCTTCACCAGAAAAAGATATCTACATGCTTGGAGAAGTATTGCTTCAAATTGTGTTGTGCAAGAGGAATATAGCCATCGGCCAGCAAGTGTTAGAACAGTTGAACAAAGAGAAGGAATTATACGATATAGAGGACTCGGGAGGAGTAGAAAGAGTTGTTAGAATAGCCCTGTGGTGCATGCAAAGCCAACCATTCTTGAGACCCTCCATCGGGGAAGTTGTTAAGGTTTTAGAAGGTACACTTTCCGTAGACAGCCCTTCATCAGTTTTGATAGCTAGACGCGAGAGCACGATGGGAGAGGAAGCAGTAGAAAAGATAGAGATTGAAGCAGCGTAG